Proteins from a single region of Mumia flava:
- a CDS encoding Ppx/GppA phosphatase family protein, translating to MRIGVLDIGSNTGHLLVVDAYRGAPPLPAYTYKEPLRLAEHLDEQGAVDERGRKALVRFVDEARVVAAEKGCSEVIAFATSAVRDAVNADDVLSLVERESGVALQVLPGEEEARLTFLAVRRWFGWSSGRLGVFDIGGGSLEIACGSDESPDVCTSLPLGAGRLTREWFPTGVPTDEQYEALRLAVRQRIAEQAGSLMRAGGFDHAVATSKTFRSLARLSGAAPSEQGPYVRRMLERDALAAVLEELRRMPVDEIAMQPGVSANRAHQMVAGAVVADAVMDLFDLGGLEVCPWALREGVLLERHDHM from the coding sequence ATGCGGATCGGAGTCCTGGACATCGGGTCGAACACGGGCCACCTGCTCGTGGTCGACGCCTATCGCGGTGCCCCGCCGCTGCCCGCCTACACCTACAAGGAGCCGCTGCGGCTCGCGGAGCACCTCGACGAGCAGGGAGCGGTCGACGAGCGCGGCCGGAAGGCCCTCGTCCGGTTCGTCGACGAGGCTCGGGTGGTCGCGGCGGAGAAGGGCTGCTCGGAGGTGATCGCGTTCGCCACCTCCGCGGTCCGTGACGCGGTGAACGCCGACGACGTGCTGTCCCTGGTCGAGCGGGAGTCCGGGGTCGCGCTGCAGGTCCTGCCCGGCGAGGAGGAGGCCCGGCTGACGTTCCTCGCGGTGCGGCGCTGGTTCGGCTGGTCGTCCGGGCGGCTGGGGGTCTTCGACATCGGCGGCGGGTCGCTGGAGATCGCGTGCGGCTCCGACGAGTCCCCGGACGTGTGCACGTCGCTCCCGCTGGGCGCCGGGCGCCTGACCCGCGAGTGGTTCCCGACCGGGGTGCCGACGGACGAGCAGTACGAGGCGCTGCGCCTGGCGGTGCGCCAGCGGATCGCCGAGCAGGCGGGGTCGCTGATGCGCGCCGGCGGGTTCGACCACGCCGTGGCGACCAGCAAGACCTTCCGGTCGCTCGCCCGGCTCAGCGGCGCTGCGCCGTCCGAGCAGGGCCCGTACGTCCGGCGGATGCTGGAGCGTGACGCGCTCGCGGCGGTGCTGGAGGAGCTGCGGCGGATGCCGGTGGACGAGATCGCGATGCAGCCGGGCGTCTCCGCGAACCGCGCGCACCAGATGGTGGCCGGTGCCGTCGTCGCCGATGCCGTGATGGACCTGTTCGACCTCGGCGGGCTCGAGGTCTGCCCGTGGGCCCTGCGTGAGGGCGTGCTGCTCGAGCGGCACGACCACATGTGA
- a CDS encoding sugar phosphate isomerase/epimerase family protein, producing the protein MPDPADHAVRVPASRVTLSTSSVYPEPTEAAFEMAKRLGYDGVEVMVGTDATSTDIDAVAALAESHEIAVTSVHAPCLLITQRVWGTDNWGKLERSAEMARVTGAGLVVVHPPFRWQRDYARGFVEGIARLESSTGVVFAVENMYPWRTGRREFQAYAPGWDPLDFDYAHVTLDASHCATSGSDAVEMAKALGGRLAHVHLGDGSGSVRDEHLVPGRGNQPVAELLGMLAEQGYGGDVAVEVTTRKASGRPQREADLAEALAFARLHLAALAV; encoded by the coding sequence GTGCCCGACCCCGCCGACCACGCCGTACGAGTGCCCGCCTCGCGGGTGACGCTGTCGACGTCGTCGGTCTACCCCGAGCCGACCGAGGCGGCGTTCGAGATGGCCAAGCGGCTGGGGTACGACGGGGTCGAGGTGATGGTCGGCACGGACGCCACCAGCACCGACATCGACGCCGTCGCCGCGCTGGCCGAGTCGCACGAGATCGCGGTCACGTCGGTGCACGCGCCGTGCCTGCTGATCACGCAGCGCGTGTGGGGCACGGACAACTGGGGCAAGCTCGAGCGCAGCGCGGAGATGGCGCGCGTCACCGGGGCGGGCCTGGTCGTGGTGCACCCGCCGTTTCGCTGGCAGCGCGACTACGCCCGGGGTTTCGTCGAGGGGATCGCCCGGCTGGAGTCGAGCACCGGCGTGGTCTTCGCGGTCGAGAACATGTACCCGTGGCGCACGGGCCGGCGCGAGTTCCAGGCGTACGCCCCGGGCTGGGACCCGCTCGACTTCGACTACGCCCACGTCACGCTCGATGCGTCGCACTGCGCCACCTCGGGGTCGGACGCGGTCGAGATGGCCAAGGCGCTCGGCGGTCGGCTGGCCCACGTCCACCTGGGTGACGGCTCGGGTTCGGTGCGCGACGAGCACCTCGTCCCGGGTCGCGGCAACCAGCCGGTCGCGGAGCTGCTGGGCATGCTCGCCGAGCAGGGGTACGGCGGTGACGTGGCCGTGGAGGTGACCACGCGCAAGGCGTCCGGTCGGCCTCAGCGCGAGGCCGACCTGGCCGAGGCGCTGGCCTTCGCGCGGTTGCACCTGGCCGCGCTCGCGGTCTGA
- a CDS encoding TetR/AcrR family transcriptional regulator → MAAGRRPGSPDTRGEIVAAARAEFAVHGFAATSLRAVARRASVDPALVHHYFRDKADLADAAIVPAIDVEPFLAPVLAAPLERTGEALVESLVRAWDDPSWADAVTAAMRIGVGDVEQAGLLRALLTDGPIPVALRDRGLSDVAVCTAMSHVLGMMAARYVSRLEPLASMPRSEVVALHGPLVQQCLAVPVALSA, encoded by the coding sequence ATGGCAGCAGGACGACGACCAGGATCGCCGGACACTCGGGGCGAGATCGTGGCGGCGGCACGTGCCGAGTTCGCGGTGCACGGCTTCGCGGCGACATCGCTGCGCGCAGTCGCACGGAGGGCGAGCGTGGATCCCGCGCTCGTCCACCACTACTTCCGTGACAAGGCCGACCTCGCGGACGCGGCGATCGTGCCCGCGATCGACGTGGAGCCGTTTCTCGCGCCGGTGCTGGCCGCGCCGCTCGAGCGGACCGGGGAGGCCCTGGTCGAGAGCCTCGTGCGGGCGTGGGACGACCCCTCGTGGGCCGACGCCGTCACCGCAGCGATGCGGATCGGCGTCGGGGACGTCGAGCAGGCGGGGCTGCTCCGCGCGCTGCTGACCGACGGCCCCATCCCGGTCGCCCTGCGCGACCGGGGACTCTCCGACGTCGCGGTCTGCACGGCGATGTCGCACGTCCTGGGGATGATGGCGGCCCGCTACGTGAGTCGGCTGGAGCCGCTGGCGTCGATGCCGCGGTCCGAGGTCGTCGCTCTGCACGGACCGCTGGTGCAGCAGTGCCTCGCGGTCCCGGTCGCCCTCTCCGCCTGA
- a CDS encoding ABC transporter permease, producing MSVEISEKIEDEALRPGVDDRLALPRRSASAGRAARDVGLKLTGPLIALAAWFVLTATGLVPETTLPSPGQVFAAAAEMLRAGELQEHLLVSLQRAGAGLLIGVVTGVLLALLSGLSRTGEVLLDSNLQMLRAMPILALVPLAIVWFGIGEEVKIVLVALGVTFPVYLNTHAAIRSVDARYVDLATTVGLSRLALIRRVVLPGALPGFFTGLRFAVAIAWLVLVVSEQINASSGIGYLMTQARSISATDVIVVGLVVYALLGLTSDTLVRLIERRALSWRSTLQAR from the coding sequence ATGTCAGTAGAGATTAGCGAGAAAATAGAGGACGAGGCCCTCCGACCCGGGGTCGACGACCGTCTCGCCCTCCCGCGCCGGTCGGCGAGCGCGGGCCGTGCCGCTCGCGACGTCGGACTGAAGCTCACGGGTCCGCTGATCGCGCTCGCGGCGTGGTTCGTCCTCACCGCGACCGGCCTGGTCCCCGAGACGACCCTCCCGTCGCCCGGGCAGGTCTTCGCGGCAGCCGCGGAGATGCTGCGCGCCGGCGAGCTCCAGGAGCACCTCCTGGTCTCGCTCCAGCGGGCCGGCGCCGGGCTGCTGATCGGCGTGGTGACCGGGGTGCTGCTCGCCCTGCTCTCCGGCCTCAGCCGGACCGGCGAGGTGCTGCTCGACTCGAACCTCCAGATGCTCCGCGCGATGCCGATCCTCGCACTGGTCCCGCTCGCCATCGTCTGGTTCGGGATCGGGGAGGAGGTCAAGATCGTGCTCGTCGCGCTCGGCGTGACCTTCCCCGTCTACCTCAACACCCACGCCGCGATCCGCAGCGTCGACGCGAGATACGTCGACCTGGCGACCACGGTCGGACTGTCCCGGCTGGCCCTGATCCGCCGGGTCGTGCTTCCCGGCGCCCTGCCCGGCTTCTTCACCGGGCTGCGCTTCGCGGTCGCGATCGCCTGGCTCGTCCTGGTCGTGAGCGAGCAGATCAACGCCAGCAGCGGGATCGGCTACCTGATGACCCAGGCCCGCAGTATCAGCGCGACCGACGTGATCGTCGTCGGCCTCGTGGTCTACGCGCTGCTCGGCCTCACCTCCGACACCCTCGTCCGACTCATCGAGAGGAGGGCGCTGTCATGGCGCTCCACCCTGCAGGCGCGCTAG
- a CDS encoding ABC transporter ATP-binding protein: MALHPAGALEAPTTDAIVRAHGVSRSFDGRGILHDIDLTIRRGEFVALLGRSGSGKSTLLRILARLDGDYRGSIEVPGRPAVAFQDSRLLPWARVLENVTLGLRGRAARARAQALLAEVGLDGRAGDWPKTLSGGEAQRAALARALVREPGLLLMDEPFGALDALTRIRMHRLVRDLVRRHRPAVLLVTHDVDEAVLLADRVLVLTDGRLSLDLPVRLPATGRRQSPAFGALRSRLLAELGVGDDDH; encoded by the coding sequence ATGGCGCTCCACCCTGCAGGCGCGCTAGAGGCGCCGACCACCGACGCGATCGTCCGCGCGCACGGCGTCAGCCGCTCGTTCGACGGCCGCGGGATCCTGCACGACATCGACCTCACGATCCGGCGGGGCGAGTTCGTCGCCCTCCTCGGACGCAGCGGCTCCGGCAAGAGCACGCTGCTGCGGATCCTCGCCCGGCTCGACGGCGACTACCGCGGCTCGATCGAGGTGCCGGGCCGGCCCGCCGTCGCCTTCCAGGACTCCCGCCTGCTGCCGTGGGCCCGGGTGCTCGAGAACGTGACGCTCGGGCTGCGGGGCCGGGCGGCCCGAGCCCGCGCCCAGGCGCTGCTCGCCGAGGTCGGCCTCGACGGCCGTGCCGGGGACTGGCCGAAGACCCTGTCCGGCGGCGAGGCCCAGCGTGCCGCGCTCGCCCGGGCGCTCGTACGCGAGCCCGGGCTCCTGCTCATGGACGAGCCGTTCGGCGCCCTCGACGCGCTCACCCGGATCCGGATGCACCGGCTCGTCCGCGACCTGGTCCGCCGCCACCGCCCGGCAGTGCTGCTCGTCACCCACGACGTCGACGAGGCCGTGCTGCTCGCCGACCGGGTGCTCGTCCTCACCGACGGGCGGCTCTCGCTCGACCTCCCGGTCCGGCTCCCCGCCACCGGGCGACGCCAGTCCCCGGCCTTCGGCGCGCTCCGCTCCCGGCTGCTCGCCGAGCTCGGAGTCGGCGACGACGACCACTGA
- a CDS encoding aliphatic sulfonate ABC transporter substrate-binding protein produces the protein MKHRPSSPVIVALAAGLALVALAALTGCTSASGDDATRTLNVGQLGATKIEEALLEASGEADDLPYEIEWSLYPAGGPAFLEAVPSGSVDVASMADTPPIFGQVAGIGTKIVAVEESTAPDTSTVEILAAPGSGIDSVADLKGKKVATTEATILQYTLVRALEEAGLSYDDIEPVPLAPPDAAAAFASGDVDAVTALDPQRAQMVAEGAQVIGDGVGTTSGYSVVVATDAALADEQRAADVEDFVQRLARAQAWAVENPDAWLPVYTEVSGLPADIAEAVLEREGSRYVPIDDTVIAQQQEQADAYHRLGLIEEKLDVSAQFDDRFNDVLTGAGS, from the coding sequence ATGAAGCACCGACCGTCCAGCCCCGTCATCGTCGCGCTCGCCGCCGGTCTCGCCCTGGTCGCGCTCGCCGCGCTGACCGGGTGCACCTCGGCCTCCGGCGACGACGCCACCCGGACCCTGAACGTCGGCCAGCTCGGCGCGACGAAGATCGAGGAGGCGCTCCTCGAAGCCTCCGGTGAGGCCGACGACCTGCCGTACGAGATCGAGTGGAGCCTGTACCCGGCCGGCGGACCGGCCTTCCTCGAGGCGGTCCCGAGCGGGTCCGTCGACGTCGCGTCCATGGCCGACACGCCTCCGATCTTCGGTCAGGTCGCCGGGATCGGGACCAAGATCGTCGCGGTCGAGGAGTCGACCGCCCCGGACACCTCCACCGTCGAGATCCTCGCCGCCCCGGGGTCCGGCATCGACTCGGTCGCCGACCTGAAGGGCAAGAAGGTCGCGACCACCGAGGCGACGATCCTCCAGTACACGCTGGTCCGGGCACTGGAGGAGGCCGGGCTGAGCTACGACGACATCGAGCCGGTCCCGCTCGCACCGCCGGACGCAGCCGCGGCGTTCGCGTCCGGTGACGTCGACGCCGTGACGGCCCTGGACCCGCAACGGGCCCAGATGGTCGCCGAAGGGGCGCAGGTGATCGGCGACGGCGTCGGCACCACGAGCGGCTACTCGGTCGTGGTCGCGACCGACGCCGCGCTGGCCGACGAGCAGCGGGCCGCCGACGTCGAGGACTTCGTGCAGCGGCTCGCCCGCGCCCAGGCGTGGGCGGTGGAGAACCCGGACGCCTGGCTGCCGGTCTACACCGAGGTCAGCGGGCTGCCCGCGGACATCGCCGAGGCCGTGCTGGAGCGCGAGGGATCGCGGTACGTGCCGATCGACGACACCGTGATCGCGCAGCAGCAGGAGCAGGCCGACGCGTACCACCGGCTCGGCCTGATCGAGGAGAAGCTGGACGTCTCCGCCCAGTTCGACGACCGGTTCAACGACGTGCTGACGGGAGCCGGCTCGTGA
- a CDS encoding arylsulfatase, which translates to MSAPDTSGTGGQSGPREGVPEYARGYERFPGRVGRTASQSERAWPRERRAADGSPNIVVVVVDDLGYSDVGPFGSEIATPVLDGLARRGIVLPNYHTTPVCSPARAALLTGLNPHRAGYGSVANSDPGFPNLRLELDDDVLTLPEALREHGYATFGIGKWHLTRDALMNHAADKGTWPLQRGFDRYYGTLEGCNSFFHPNQLIRDNGAVDVTELPPDYYLTDDLTDEAVAMIKGLRANDSRKPFFLYFAHHAMHGPLGAKPEDLAAQRGRYDDGWDAVRRRRHAAQIASGLLPTGTVLPDAEKSPGFDVAAWDSLSEAEQIRYARYMEVYAAMVASIDASLGRILDVVDALGELEDTIVVFTSDNGGTFEGGAEGTRSYFSRFVHVPGVPRDWEADVDRDLDLIGGPRTMVHYPRGWGMVSNTPFRFAKGQTFAGGVRVPMIVAYGDRLRAGHDDDGYRRGYQYVTDVLPTLLDLAGITHPGRRNGSPTQAIDGVSFAETLCTAGAGGTRHEQYAEFGGNRGYYADGWKVVTQHAPGTPFDDAEWELYHVESDPTEVRDLAADEPERLRAMALAWERAAWENTVFPLPDAPGLAAVRRPAERELEQPVTLLPGTPRLERYRSSVLTSLRSFAVEVDLATSGDDAGVLVAHGDQGGGYALIVEDDRLRLSYNEYGRLRRFDAGPIGAGDHLVRLEMDAWPGFKWGVRVLLDGRTVARGGPVWMLLGMAPFSGIDVGLDRPGPVDWDVYQRHGAYRWSGTLRTVRYLPGPRAGYDPAAVAEAERDVALAFD; encoded by the coding sequence GTGAGCGCCCCGGACACGAGCGGCACCGGCGGCCAGAGCGGGCCGCGCGAGGGCGTGCCGGAGTACGCACGGGGCTACGAGCGGTTCCCCGGCCGGGTGGGGCGCACGGCGTCGCAGTCCGAACGGGCGTGGCCGCGGGAGCGTCGCGCCGCCGACGGCAGCCCGAACATCGTCGTCGTGGTCGTCGACGACCTCGGCTACAGCGACGTCGGCCCGTTCGGGTCCGAGATCGCGACGCCGGTGCTCGACGGCCTGGCGCGCCGCGGGATCGTGCTCCCCAACTACCACACGACGCCGGTCTGCTCTCCGGCGCGCGCCGCCCTGCTGACCGGGCTCAACCCGCACCGCGCCGGCTACGGCAGCGTCGCGAACTCCGACCCGGGCTTCCCGAACCTCCGACTCGAGCTGGACGACGACGTCCTCACCCTGCCCGAGGCCCTGCGGGAGCACGGGTACGCGACGTTCGGGATCGGCAAGTGGCACCTGACCCGGGACGCGCTGATGAACCACGCTGCCGACAAGGGGACCTGGCCGCTGCAGCGCGGCTTCGACCGCTACTACGGCACCCTCGAGGGCTGCAACAGCTTCTTCCACCCCAACCAGCTGATCCGCGACAACGGCGCGGTGGACGTCACCGAGCTGCCGCCCGACTACTACCTGACCGACGACCTCACCGACGAGGCCGTCGCGATGATCAAGGGGCTGCGCGCGAACGACTCCCGCAAGCCGTTCTTCCTCTACTTCGCGCACCACGCGATGCACGGTCCGCTGGGCGCGAAGCCCGAGGACCTCGCGGCGCAGCGCGGCCGGTACGACGACGGGTGGGACGCCGTACGCCGCCGCCGGCACGCCGCTCAGATCGCCTCCGGCCTGCTGCCGACCGGCACCGTGCTCCCGGACGCCGAGAAGTCGCCCGGCTTCGACGTCGCCGCGTGGGACAGCCTGTCGGAGGCCGAGCAGATCCGCTACGCCCGCTACATGGAGGTCTACGCGGCGATGGTCGCCTCGATCGACGCGAGCCTCGGTCGGATCCTCGACGTCGTCGACGCGCTCGGCGAGCTCGAGGACACCATCGTGGTCTTCACCTCCGACAACGGCGGCACCTTCGAGGGTGGCGCCGAGGGCACCCGCTCGTACTTCTCCCGCTTCGTGCACGTCCCGGGGGTGCCGCGGGACTGGGAGGCCGACGTCGACCGCGACCTCGACCTGATCGGCGGGCCGCGCACGATGGTGCACTATCCGCGCGGGTGGGGGATGGTCTCCAACACGCCGTTCCGCTTCGCCAAGGGCCAGACGTTCGCCGGCGGCGTGCGGGTGCCGATGATCGTCGCCTACGGTGACCGGCTCCGCGCGGGTCACGACGACGACGGCTACCGGCGCGGCTACCAGTACGTGACCGACGTGCTTCCCACCCTGCTGGACCTCGCCGGGATCACGCATCCCGGTCGCCGCAACGGGTCGCCGACCCAGGCGATCGACGGGGTCAGCTTCGCCGAGACGCTGTGCACGGCCGGCGCGGGCGGCACACGGCACGAGCAGTACGCCGAGTTCGGCGGCAACCGGGGCTACTACGCCGACGGCTGGAAGGTCGTCACGCAGCACGCACCCGGCACCCCGTTCGACGACGCCGAGTGGGAGCTCTACCACGTCGAGTCCGACCCGACCGAGGTCCGCGACCTCGCCGCCGACGAGCCCGAGCGGCTGCGGGCGATGGCGCTGGCCTGGGAGCGGGCCGCGTGGGAGAACACCGTCTTCCCCCTCCCGGACGCGCCGGGCCTCGCGGCCGTGCGCCGCCCGGCCGAGCGTGAGCTCGAGCAGCCGGTCACCCTGCTCCCGGGGACGCCGCGGCTCGAGCGCTACCGCTCCAGCGTGCTGACGTCGTTGCGCTCGTTCGCGGTGGAGGTCGATCTCGCCACCAGCGGGGACGACGCCGGCGTCCTCGTCGCGCACGGGGACCAGGGCGGCGGCTACGCACTGATCGTCGAGGACGACCGGCTGCGGTTGTCGTACAACGAGTACGGGCGGCTGCGCCGCTTCGACGCCGGCCCGATCGGCGCGGGCGACCACCTCGTACGCCTCGAGATGGACGCGTGGCCCGGATTCAAGTGGGGCGTCCGCGTCCTCCTCGACGGCCGTACGGTCGCCCGCGGCGGGCCGGTGTGGATGCTGCTCGGGATGGCCCCGTTCAGCGGGATCGACGTGGGTCTCGACCGGCCGGGGCCGGTGGACTGGGACGTCTACCAGCGCCATGGGGCGTACCGGTGGAGCGGGACGTTGCGCACGGTCCGCTACCTGCCGGGTCCGCGCGCCGGCTACGACCCGGCCGCGGTCGCGGAGGCCGAGCGCGACGTGGCGCTCGCCTTCGACTGA
- the proC gene encoding pyrroline-5-carboxylate reductase, producing the protein MTTVAVIGGGVMGETLVAGMLRNGWDAGDVAIAEKRADHAATLRDRHGVEVGDIDAVVRSADVVALVVKPQDLPAVLGEVAAHLAPSALVVSLAAGVTTETIEAALAPGTPVVRVMPNTPAQVGAGTAAISPGAHPSEQHLELVEQLMAAVGHVVRVPESQQDAVTAVSGSGPAYVFLVAEAMIEAGVHLGLPRATATELAVHTVRGAATLLDESGTHPALLREQVTSPAGTTAAALRALEDHGLRSAFLAALEAARDRSRELAG; encoded by the coding sequence ATGACGACGGTCGCGGTGATCGGTGGCGGCGTGATGGGCGAGACGCTGGTGGCCGGGATGCTCCGCAACGGCTGGGACGCCGGTGACGTGGCGATCGCGGAGAAGCGCGCCGACCACGCAGCCACGCTCCGGGACCGGCACGGCGTCGAGGTCGGCGACATCGACGCCGTCGTGCGCAGCGCCGACGTGGTCGCGCTCGTCGTCAAGCCCCAGGATCTCCCGGCCGTCCTCGGCGAGGTCGCCGCGCACCTGGCGCCCTCGGCCCTCGTCGTCTCGCTCGCGGCGGGGGTCACCACCGAGACGATCGAGGCGGCCCTGGCACCCGGCACGCCGGTCGTGCGCGTGATGCCGAACACCCCCGCCCAGGTCGGGGCCGGCACGGCGGCGATCTCACCCGGCGCCCACCCGAGCGAGCAGCACCTCGAGCTCGTGGAGCAGCTGATGGCGGCCGTCGGTCACGTCGTCCGTGTCCCCGAGTCGCAGCAGGACGCCGTCACGGCCGTGTCGGGCTCCGGGCCGGCGTACGTCTTCCTCGTCGCCGAGGCGATGATCGAGGCCGGTGTCCACCTGGGCCTGCCGCGCGCGACCGCGACCGAGCTCGCGGTCCACACCGTACGGGGGGCCGCGACGCTGCTGGACGAGAGCGGGACGCACCCTGCGCTCCTGCGGGAGCAGGTGACCTCGCCCGCCGGGACGACCGCGGCGGCGCTGCGGGCACTCGAGGACCACGGTCTCCGCTCGGCGTTCCTGGCCGCGCTCGAGGCTGCGCGCGACCGGTCCCGCGAGCTCGCCGGCTGA
- a CDS encoding acetoin utilization protein AcuC, whose translation MTAGPDPACLVYDERLIGYDFGPSHPMAPVRVDLTLRLAEELGVCGADLARAGASAVDDATLATVHTDAYIEAVRAVSEHPERRRPDVGLGTDDNPTFAHMHDAGALIAGASIEAARRVWTGQARHALNVSGGLHHAMPGRASGFCIYNDVAIAIRWLLDNGAARVAYIDVDAHHGDGVQKIFYDDPRVLTVSLHETGQTLFPGTGMASEIGGGDAAGTAVNVALPPGTSDAGWLRAFHAVVPPVVREFKPDILVTQQGCDSHMDDPLTNLMLSVDGQRASYLALRDLAEETASGRWVALGGGGYSVLDVVPRAWTHLLAIVAGHPIEPETLTPPQWRERVVSLKGGGSAPTRMTDGRSTAYRSWTDGYDPASWLDRTILATRNEIFPLYGLDPMP comes from the coding sequence ATGACCGCCGGTCCAGATCCCGCCTGCCTCGTCTACGACGAACGGCTGATCGGGTACGACTTCGGCCCGAGCCATCCGATGGCCCCGGTCCGCGTCGATCTCACCCTGCGGCTGGCCGAGGAGCTCGGCGTGTGCGGCGCGGACCTCGCCCGCGCAGGCGCGTCGGCGGTCGACGACGCGACGCTCGCGACGGTGCACACCGACGCCTACATCGAGGCCGTGCGAGCGGTCAGCGAGCACCCGGAGCGTCGGCGCCCGGACGTCGGCCTCGGCACCGACGACAACCCGACCTTCGCGCACATGCACGACGCCGGGGCGCTGATCGCCGGGGCGAGCATCGAGGCCGCCCGCCGGGTGTGGACCGGTCAGGCGCGACACGCCCTGAACGTCAGCGGCGGGCTGCACCACGCGATGCCGGGACGCGCCAGCGGCTTCTGCATCTACAACGACGTCGCGATCGCGATCCGCTGGCTGCTCGACAACGGCGCGGCCCGGGTCGCCTACATCGACGTCGACGCCCACCACGGCGACGGGGTGCAGAAGATCTTCTACGACGACCCGCGGGTGCTGACCGTCTCGCTGCACGAGACCGGGCAGACGCTGTTCCCCGGGACGGGGATGGCCAGCGAGATCGGCGGTGGGGACGCCGCCGGCACGGCGGTCAACGTCGCACTGCCGCCGGGCACCTCCGACGCCGGCTGGCTCCGCGCGTTCCACGCGGTGGTCCCGCCGGTGGTCCGCGAGTTCAAGCCGGACATCCTTGTCACCCAGCAAGGCTGCGACTCCCACATGGACGACCCGCTGACCAACCTGATGCTGAGCGTCGACGGCCAGCGGGCCTCGTACCTCGCCCTGCGCGACCTGGCCGAGGAGACCGCGTCGGGCCGCTGGGTCGCGCTCGGCGGCGGCGGCTACTCGGTCCTCGACGTGGTCCCCCGCGCCTGGACGCACCTGCTCGCGATCGTCGCCGGGCACCCGATCGAGCCGGAGACCCTCACCCCTCCGCAGTGGCGCGAGCGCGTCGTGAGCCTCAAGGGCGGCGGCAGCGCGCCGACACGGATGACCGACGGCCGCTCCACCGCGTACCGCTCCTGGACCGACGGCTACGACCCCGCCAGCTGGCTCGACCGGACCATCCTGGCCACCCGCAACGAGATCTTCCCGCTCTACGGCCTCGACCCGATGCCCTGA
- a CDS encoding 30S ribosomal protein bS22, producing MGSVIKKRRKRMSKKKHRKLLKRTRVQRRKLGK from the coding sequence GTGGGTTCTGTCATCAAGAAGCGCCGCAAGCGGATGTCGAAGAAGAAGCACCGCAAGCTCCTCAAGCGCACGCGCGTGCAGCGCCGCAAGCTCGGCAAGTAG
- a CDS encoding NAD-dependent epimerase/dehydratase family protein produces the protein MGRVVLITGVARDLGSRLARRLATTPGVDKVVGLDVLPPGGDLHGVKFVRADIRTPVVGKVLAVEDVDTVVHAALAPPQRQLGSRTAVKETNVIGTMQLLAACQSSRTVERLVVSSSAAVYGSSPRDPAMFTEQMSARAGVSSGFGKDVVDVEGYVRGFGRRRPDIAVATLRVASVLAGDVLSPFGELLRLPVIPATLGYDPRLQFVHPYDVLNVLTLAATGDVDGTYNVAGPQVTTVSQMARRLSRPLLRIPSIGFSPTTSRVVRLMNSDYYPELSRLLMYGRVVDGERLTRDLGYEMLYSTPQTLDAFAEAIDPGLLTTVGGPRG, from the coding sequence ATGGGGCGCGTCGTCCTGATCACCGGCGTCGCGCGCGACCTCGGCTCGAGGCTCGCGCGGCGGCTGGCGACGACTCCCGGGGTGGACAAGGTCGTCGGTCTCGACGTGCTGCCGCCCGGCGGCGACCTGCACGGCGTCAAGTTCGTCCGTGCGGACATCCGCACACCGGTCGTCGGCAAGGTGCTGGCCGTGGAGGACGTCGACACCGTCGTCCACGCCGCGCTCGCACCGCCGCAGCGACAGCTCGGGTCCCGGACCGCGGTCAAGGAGACCAACGTCATCGGGACGATGCAGCTGCTGGCGGCCTGCCAGAGCTCGCGCACCGTCGAGCGGCTGGTGGTGAGCTCGTCGGCCGCGGTCTACGGCTCGTCGCCGCGCGACCCGGCGATGTTCACCGAGCAGATGTCGGCGCGCGCCGGCGTGTCCAGCGGATTCGGCAAGGACGTCGTGGACGTCGAGGGCTACGTCCGCGGGTTCGGACGGCGTCGTCCCGACATCGCCGTGGCCACCCTGCGCGTCGCGAGCGTGCTGGCCGGCGACGTGCTCAGCCCGTTCGGTGAGCTGCTCCGCCTCCCGGTGATCCCCGCGACCCTCGGGTACGACCCGCGCCTGCAGTTCGTGCACCCCTACGACGTGCTCAACGTGCTGACCCTCGCGGCGACCGGCGACGTCGACGGGACGTACAACGTCGCGGGTCCGCAGGTCACGACGGTGAGCCAGATGGCCCGTCGCCTGTCGCGTCCGCTGCTGCGGATCCCGTCGATCGGCTTCAGCCCGACGACCAGCCGCGTGGTGCGGCTGATGAACTCCGACTACTACCCGGAGCTGAGCCGGCTGCTGATGTACGGTCGCGTGGTCGACGGCGAGCGGCTGACGCGCGACCTCGGGTACGAGATGCTCTACTCGACCCCCCAGACGCTCGACGCGTTCGCCGAGGCGATCGACCCTGGACTGCTCACGACCGTGGGAGGCCCGCGTGGCTGA